Proteins encoded together in one Miscanthus floridulus cultivar M001 chromosome 16, ASM1932011v1, whole genome shotgun sequence window:
- the LOC136511698 gene encoding heat shock 70 kDa protein 15-like, with protein MSVVGFDLGNESCIVAVARQRGIDVVLNEESKRETPAIVCFGDKQRFIGTAGAASSTMNPKNSISQIKRLLGRKFSDPELQSDLASFPFRVTEGPDGFPLLHVRFLGEERTFTPTQLLAMVLSNLKGIAEGNLNTAVVDCCIGIPVYFSDLQRRAVLDAATIAGLRPLRLFHETTATALAYGIYKTDLPEHDQLNVAFVDVGHASMQVSIVGYKKGQLKMLSHAYDRSLGGRDFDEALFKHFAAKFKEEYKIDVYQNARACLRLRVACEKLKKVLSANPEAPLNIECLMDEKDVRGFIKRDEFEHISAPVLERVKGPLEKALAEAGLTTENVHFVEVVGSGSRVPAIIKIITEFFGKEPRRTMNASECVARGCALQCAILSPTLKVREFQVNDGFPFSIALSWKQDSQNSAPQQTIVFPKGNAILSIKALTFYKSSTFEVDVLYVDTGDSQIPQKISTYTIGPFQPSKGEKAKLKVKVRLNIHGIVTVDSAMMLEEEDVEVPVSSANEAPKDTTKMDTDDAPSDPVSGTDVNMHEPKSADTTEAAPAAENGAQDPEEKSVPMETDAKVEPSKRKVKKTSVPVHELVYGALAAADLQKAVEKEYEMALQDRVMEETKEKKNAVEAYVYDMRNKLYDTYSDFVTPEEKEGLIAKLQEVEDWLYEDGEDETKGVYISKLEELKKIGDPIEARYKEWTERGSAVDQLVYCINSFREAALSNDQKFDHIDISEKQKVINECSEAENWLRERKQQQDALPKHANPVLLVSDLKKKAETLDRFCKPIMTKPKPAPKAQTPPPQTPPPQPETQAPEPQTPEQQQSGSGAAGEPGSEGGVQQASGEQMDMDKPDDSADAAAA; from the exons ATGAGCGTTGTGGGATTCGACCTCGGCAATGAGAGCTGCATCGTGGCAGTCGCGCGGCAGCGCGGCATCGACGTGGTCCTCAACGAGGAGTCCAAGCGCGAGACCCCAGCCATCGTCTGCTTCGGGGACAAGCAGCGGTTCATCGGCACGGCCGGCGCCGCATCCTCGACCATGAACCCCAAGAACTCCATCTCTCAGATCAAGCGCCTGCTCGGCCGCAAGTTCTCCGACCCCGAGCTGCAGAGCGATCTCGCCTCCTTCCCCTTCCGTGTCACGGAGGGGCCCGATGGGTTTCCTCTGCTCCATGTGCGGTTCCTGGGCGAGGAGCGGACGTTCACCCCCACCCAGCTGCTTGCCATGGTGCTGTCCAATCTGAAGGGCATTGCCGAGGGGAACCTGAACACCGCGGTTGTTGATTGCTGCATTGGCATCCCTGTGTACTTCAGTGATTTGCAGCGCAGGGCTGTTCTTGATGCCGCTACTATTGCGGGCCTCCGGCCGCTGCGGCTATTCCATGAGACAACTGCCACGGCGTTGGCTTATGGCATTTATAAGACTGACCTCCCAGAGCATGACCAGCTAAACGTTGCATTTGTTGATGTCGGTCATGCTAGCATGCAGGTCAGCATTGTTGGTTACAAGAAGGGGCAGCTCAAGATGCTTTCGCATGCATATGACCGTTCTCTTGGCGGGAGGGACTTTGATGAGGCCCTCTTCAAGCACTTCGCGGCAAAGTTCAAAGAAGAGTACAAGATTGATGTCTACCAGAATGCCCGTGCATGCCTTAGGTTGCGTGTGGCGTGTGAGAAGCTTAAGAAGGTGCTGAGCGCCAACCCAGAGGCTCCACTGAACATTGAGTGCTTGATGGATGAGAAGGATGTGAGAGGGTTTATTAAGAGGGACGAGTTTGAACACATCAGTGCACCTGTGCTGGAACGTGTCAAAGGACCCTTGGAGAAGGCCTTGGCTGAAGCTGGCTTGACAACTGAAAATGTGCACTTTGTTGAGGTTGTCGGATCTGGTTCTCGTGTTCCGGCCATAATCAAGATAATCACTGAATTTTTTGGGAAGGAGCCGAGGCGAACCATGAATGCAAGTGAGTGTGTTGCGCGGGGATGTGCTCTTCAGTGTGCTATTCTCAGCCCCACTCTCAAAGTGCGGGAATTCCAG GTTAATGATGGGTTTCCTTTCTCAATTGCATTGTCATGGAAACAAGACTCCCAGAATAGTGCACCCCAACAGACCATTGTATTCCCAAAGGGGAATGCAATTCTTAGCATTAAAGCTCTAACCTTCTATAAATCCAGTACATTTGAAGTTGATGTTTTGTATGTGGACACGGGCGACTCGCAAATTCCACAAAAGATAAGCACTTACACA ATTGGCCCTTTCCAACCCTCCAAAGGTGAGAAGGCCAAACTGAAAGTTAAAGTGCGTCTCAACATCCATGGGATTGTCACAGTTGATTCAGCAATG ATGCTGGAGGAGGAGGATGTGGAAGTTCCAGTCTCATCTGCTAATGAAGCTCCAAAGGATACTACAAAGATGGACACGGATGATGCACCAAGTGATCCTGTTTCTGGAACTGATGTGAATATGCATGAGCCTAAAAGTGCTGATACTACTGAGGCTGCTCCTGCAGCTGAAAATGGAGCACAAGATCCTGAGGAAAAATCTGTTCCAATGGAAACTGATGCAAAG GTTGAGCCATCGAAAAGGAAAGTTAAGAAAACTTCTGTTCCGGTCCATGAGTTGGTCTACGGCGCCTTGGCTGCAGCTGACCTGCAGAAGGCTGTAGAGAAAGAGTATGAGATGGCTCTTCAGGACAGAGTAATGGAAGAAACCAAAGAGAAGAAAAATGCTGTGGAAGCTTATGTCTATGACATGCGTAATAAG CTCTACGACACGTACAGCGATTTTGTCACACCTGAGGAGAAGGAAGGGTTGATTGCAAAGCTTCAGGAGGTTGAAGATTGGCTGTATGAAGATGGTGAGGACGAGACAAAGGGAGTCTATATTTCGAAACTGGAAGAGCTTAAAAAG ATTGGTGATCCAATTGAGGCACGATACAAGGAGTGGACGGAAAGGGGTTCTGCTGTAGATCAACTGGTGTACTGTATCAACAGTTTCAGAGAGGCTGCGTTGTCCAATGACCAGAAGTTTGACCATATCGACATATCTGAGAAACAGAAG GTGATCAATGAGTGCTCTGAAGCAGAGAACTGGTTAAGAGAGCGGAAGCAGCAGCAGGATGCCCTACCGAAGCACGCTAATCCTGTGCTGCTTGTATCAGATCTGAAGAAGAAAGCTGAAACACTTGACCG GTTCTGCAAACCGATCATGACAAAACCAAAGCCAGCTCCGAAGGCACAGACTCCACCACCACAGACTCCACCGCCGCAGCCTGAAACCCAAGCACCTGAGCCTCAAACACCAGAGCAACAACAAAGCGGGTCTGGTGCAGCTGGTGAGCCAGGGAGTGAGGGAGGTGTGCAGCAGGCCTCCGGTGAGCAAATGGACATGGACAAGCCTGACGATTCTGCAGATGCCGCTGCGGCATAA